The Coffea eugenioides isolate CCC68of chromosome 8, Ceug_1.0, whole genome shotgun sequence genome has a segment encoding these proteins:
- the LOC113781404 gene encoding uncharacterized protein LOC113781404, with protein MFSSLRSLVNGKVPFDSRKTNKVVIYRDELDTKKPSQSKPKKKVSFETKPLVQNQVAGEKNFDMKNTTFAADNENKAGLKLKILMTKEEAARLLSKCKEGGVLEYKDVASELVQIPVNRVSLVSSAANKSSPCLLKKSTVDKEE; from the coding sequence ATGTTCAGCTCCTTGCGCTCTTTGGTCAATGGAAAGGTGCCATTCGACTCTAGGAAAACAAACAAGGTTGTGATATATAGAGATGAGTTGGATACTAAGAAGCCATCACAAAgcaagccaaagaaaaaggtaagCTTTGAAACAAAACCATTGGTTCAAAACCAAGTGGCAGGCGAAAAGAATTTCGATATGAAGAACACCACTTTTGCTGCCGATAATGAGAATAAAGCAGGTCTCAAGTTGAAGATACTGATGACCAAGGAAGAAGCTGCTCGGCTGCTTTCCAAATGCAAAGAAGGAGGCGTTCTCGAATACAAGGACGTGGCTAGTGAGCTCGTGCAAATTCCAGTTAATCGTGTTAGCTTGGTTTCTTCTGCTGCCAATAAATCAAGTCCTTGCTTACTTAAGAAGAGTACTGTTGATAAAGAAGAGTAG
- the LOC113779256 gene encoding uncharacterized protein LOC113779256 isoform X2, with amino-acid sequence MGGAAHALKRIPRIKFPPRHPKPPGTTSSQAQTTSASGDASRPFFPRPPSMTPGGKASDQPRRTPVSQEEIEAILLGGTL; translated from the exons ATGGGCGGCGCAGCACACGCTCTGAAGAGAATCCCACGAATCAAATTCCCCCCGAGGCATCCTAAACCTCCCGGGA CTACCTCGTCCCAGGCTCAAACAACATCTGCATCTGGAGATGCTTCACGGCCATTTTTTCCAAGGCCTCCTAGCATGACTCCTGGAGGAAAGGCCTCTGACCAGCCCAGAAGAACTCCAGTGTCACAAGAGGAGATTGAGGCTATCTTG TTGGGTGGCACTCTGTGA
- the LOC113779256 gene encoding uncharacterized protein LOC113779256 isoform X1, which yields MGGAAHALKRIPRIKFPPRHPKPPGTTSSQAQTTSASGDASRPFFPRPPSMTPGGKASDQPRRTPVSQEEIEAILHLGKRGLILEPSFDHLHILHWRSAVQMDGIHDFLKRDCVCSPLY from the exons ATGGGCGGCGCAGCACACGCTCTGAAGAGAATCCCACGAATCAAATTCCCCCCGAGGCATCCTAAACCTCCCGGGA CTACCTCGTCCCAGGCTCAAACAACATCTGCATCTGGAGATGCTTCACGGCCATTTTTTCCAAGGCCTCCTAGCATGACTCCTGGAGGAAAGGCCTCTGACCAGCCCAGAAGAACTCCAGTGTCACAAGAGGAGATTGAGGCTATCTTG CATCTAGGTAAAAGAGGCCTAATACTTGAGCCCAGCTTTGATCATCTACATATACTCCATTGGCGGAGTGCTGTCCAGATGGACGGCATTCATGACTTTCTAAAACGAGATTGCGTTTGCTCTCCATTGTACTAA
- the LOC113779255 gene encoding NAD(P)H-quinone oxidoreductase subunit S, chloroplastic gives MASSFLQFPLLHKSSFLGHTSFTHKTCSNPTPKQASTIQFSPNAKFNLSEILGGRGLCNGEAGLQEELKKTVSLEPSKTTENEENPQVSAVESIPEDGFEKELQGLTGGFPGGEKGLQKFIEQNPPPKKSQAEASAFLAFNQNFVKKQKPPQLPILLPGMIVIVKNPNNPYHMYCGIVQRITDGKAGVLFEGGNWDRLITFRLEELERREKGPPMVNPRSAILETLLDKN, from the coding sequence ATGGCTTCATCATTCCTTCAGTTCCCCCTGCTTCACAAGTCTAGTTTTCTTGGCCATACCAGTTTCACTCATAAAACCTGCTCTAATCCCACCCCAAAACAAGCATCAACCATTCAGTTTAGCCCAAATGCCAAATTCAATCTTTCTGAGATCTTGGGAGGTAGAGGTCTTTGCAACGGAGAAGCAGGCCTTCAAGAAGAACTCAAGAAGACCGTCTCGCTAGAACCATCAAAAACCACCGAAAATGAAGAAAACCCACAAGTCTCGGCAGTTGAAAGCATTCCAGAAGATGGATTTGAAAAGGAGTTACAAGGCTTGACTGGTGGATTTCCGGGAGGGGAAAAGGGTCTCCAGAAGTTCATTGAACAGAATCCACCTCCCAAAAAGTCACAGGCTGAAGCATCAGCATTTCTAGCATTTAATCAAAACTTTGTCAAGAAGCAAAAACCGCCACAACTGCCGATTTTATTGCCGGGAATGATTGTCATTGTCAAGAACCCTAACAATCCGTATCACATGTATTGTGGAATTGTCCAGAGGATTACTGATGGCAAAGCTGGTGTTTTGTTTGAAGGTGGGAACTGGGATAGATTGATAACTTTCAGGCTTGAAGAGCTCGAGCGCCGTGAGAAGGGACCGCCAATGGTTAATCCTAGGTCTGCCATCCTCGAGACCCTGTTAGACAAGAATTAA
- the LOC113779594 gene encoding titin homolog isoform X1, whose translation MPRSSRHKSHKQSKHSSKEAKDYYSDSDEDVKMKDRNSSKEDGGGSVRVSKDSSHSASGEKRKLSSSSLLKEGKDGKDLSGNGNVDVAEEYVSSKRRKDKAEGGSGGAGDRWHGGGGDEKDDGGGIEKEFKGESSKIDLEKGAKFKESKGLGDSKSKSSKRHESGGEKEERNVGLLVEKEESRSSSRSESKRKSDKESGRKEGKDSKEMKDKDRGPDREKKGQESRRDSEMRQADGVLAKKQGSQWEDGSEDRQSKRGRDYTEFAIQDEFRNSESEKDLEKRIRRRRDGSGDGDRSQDARESDERHFSSRGDRAKDGKYKDERYKDGSYGDKNQDDVEKDDRHRDVKYRSDADKDVKYRDDGDRDGRHRDDKFREDGEKDNRRREDKYHEDADRDTRRKDDKYRDDGERDGWRRDDKYREDGERENKRRDDRYREDGDKDSRYHEDGERDDRYKDDKYREDNDRYKVEKRREDYERDSRRKDGKQADDVDKEKRLRDAKYKDERASRDRPGDKSDIKQSRDEIHVADLHSRKSSMRDSSPNYDDRSRFKDDQGRKRSSEKDDQIDVKSRSTKDQRYDGDKRLTSGARVDLTSERGRSASRNADLELTPSRNRHQGSPSSSSHVTREHYRLSKQDESKYREYAYEDRSRHGVTSAREYSSAAGVTDKISASRVSEKVVQKDDSHLVEFSAERRLRTDARTSPRQLIDKSPSSTSVDRRHGSRSDVRRSIDVEESGQRSGGSRDAKDYPGKESRGVRDSAVEMLPGDDLSQVDGDNVSVSSPFARTGNFSVSSKSLLPPPFRTGIDSPLNFGSSEDDSRVKFNARHRRISDPNMGRVQGSPWKAVPNWPSPMANGFIPFQHGPPPVGFPPVMQQFPAPPIYGVRSSMELNHPCVPYHISDAERFPGHGRPMGWRNPVDDSCPPPLHGWDANSAPFGEESHIYGRPDWDHSRTLSGGRGWETGGEMWKSSKSDVSMDLPSISEKESRFTGVPVDVALAGQAGQQAQVEQVQPDIPAESIETSKLSDALHKKTPENSKVTTEKALDVPKKSEKDDCNLCRVYLSKLDISADLTDPELYSKCTGLLNVDEKIVSDSEDAKILYVEEALGAKEQVPTPNKKALLFATINDSVFQKAMTLYKKCREEFEVISGENTTLAQLCNKSIIKFDQEMHLSENNKAEQLSSADNEPQPQDAYPNCALEVKQQVFVPKLEEVSPEEEEYQKLDEPAVADVMEKSDKTIMNAKIKEELVNDMDFQEQVLVNSVSIKDVESSTCLEEVVMPSNSRANELASNSEVQILPDSKCGSLLLADVSSKACEVAIPESIESGSVNLSRIHHSPENTH comes from the exons ATGCCGCGAAGTTCGAGGCACAAATCGCATAAGCAAAGTAAACACAGCTCCAAAGAGGCCAAGGATTATTATTCGGACTCAGACGAGGATGTGAAGATGAAGGATAGGAACAGTAGTAAAGAGGACGGCGGTGGGTCTGTTAGGGTTTCGAAAGATTCGAGCCATTCCGCTTCTGGGGAGAAGCGGAAACTTTCTTCCTCTTCCTTGTTGAAAGAGGGCAAGGATGGAAAAGATCTGAGCGGCAATGGGAATGTGGATGTTGCAGAAGAGTATGTGTCCTCCAAAAGGCGGAAAGACAAGGCCGAGGGCGGAAGTGGTGGTGCTGGAGATAGGTGgcatggaggaggaggagatgaAAAGGATGATGGTGGAGGTATAGAGAAGGAATTTAAAGGagaaagttcaaaaattgatttagaGAAGGGTGCAAAATTCAAGGAGTCTAAGGGGTTAGGGGATTCAAAAAGTAAAAGCAGTAAGAGACATGAGAGTGGTGGTGAAAAGGAGGAGAGAAATGTTGGTTTGCTGGTGGAGAAGGAGGAGAGTAGGAGCAGTAGTAGAAGTGAGTCGAAGAGGAAGTCTGACAAGGAGTCAGGAAGGAAAGAGGGAAAGGATTCAAAGGAAATGAAGGACAAGGATCGGGGGCCTGATAGGGAGAAGAAGGGTCAGGAGAGTAGACGGGATTCTGAGATGCGTCAAGCAGATGGGGTTTTGGCAAAGAAGCAAGGATCACAGTGGGAGGATGGGAGCGAAGATAGACAGAGCAAGAGAGGTAGAGATTATACTG AATTCGCTATACAGGATGAATTTCGAAATTCAGAGTCAGAGAAGGATCTTGAAAAGAGGATTCGGAGGAGAAGAGATGGTTCTGGTGACGGAGATagaagtcaagatgcaagagaaAGTGATGAGAGACATTTTTCCTCTAGGGGTGACCGAGCTAAGGATGGAAAATACAAGGATGAAAGGTACAAGGATGGGAGTTACGGAGATAAGAACCAGGATGATGTGGAGAAAGATGATAGGCACCGAGATGTAAAGTACCGGTCAGATGCTGACAAGGATGTTAAGTATCGGGATGATGGCGACAGAGATGGTAGACATCGGGATGATAAGTTCCGTGAGGATGGTGAGAAAGATAATAGAAGGAGAGAGGATAAGTATCATGAGGATGCTGATAGGGATACTCGACGCAAGGATGACAAGTATCGAGATGATGGTGAAAGAGATGGTTGGCGTAGGGATGATAAGTATCGAGAAGATGGTGAGAGAGAGAATAAACGCAGAGATGACAGGTATCGTGAGGATGGTGACAAGGACAGTAGATATCATGAGGATGGTGAAAGGGATGATAGGTACAAGGATGACAAGTATAGAGAAGATAATGATAGATACAAGGTTGAGAAACGTCGGGAAGATTATGAAAGAGACAGCAGGCGCAAGGATGGAAAGCAAGCAGATGATGTTGATAAGGAGAAGAGACTGAGAGATGCTAAGTACAAGGATGAGCGTGCATCAAGAGACCGCCCAGGGGATAAGTCTGATATTAAGCAATCAAGGGATGAGATTCATGTTGCAGACCTTCATTCAAGGAAATCTAGCATGCGTGATAGTAGTCCTAATTATGATGATCGATCCAGGTTTAAAGACGATCAGGGTAGAAAAAGAAGCTCTGAAAAAGATGATCAGATTGATGTTAAATCACGAAGTACCAAAGATCAACGGTATGATGGTGACAAAAGATTGACAAGTGGTGCCAGGGTAGACTTAACAAGTGAAAGAGGGAGGTCTGCCTCGAGGAATGCTGATCTGGAACTTACTCCAAGCCGCAATAGACATCAAGGTTCCCCTAGTTCAAGTTCTCATGTTACAAGAGAGCATTATAG GCTTTCAAAGCAAGACGAGTCCAAGTATAGGGAGTATGCATATGAAGATAGATCTAGACATGGTGTAACTTCTGCAAGAGAGTATTCCAGTGCTGCTGGAGTAACTGATAAAATCTCAGCATCTCGAGTAAGTGAGAAAGTTGTTCAGAAGGATGACAGCCATTTGGTAGAATTTTCAGCTGAAAGGCGCCTCAGAACAGATGCTCGCACTTCTCCCAGACAATTAATTGACAAGTCCCCTTCATCAACAAGTGTAGACCGCAGACATGGGAGCAGATCTGATGTTAGACGGAGTATTGATGTGGAAGAATCTGGGCAGAGGAGTGGTGGATCCCGGGATGCAAAGGATTATCCTGGAAAGGAGAGCAGGGGAGTTCGTGATTCAGCTGTGGAGATGCTTCCAGGAGATGACCTTTCCCAAGTTGATGGAGACAATGTGTCTGTTTCTTCACCTTTTGCTAGAACTGGTAATTTTTCTGTCAGTTCCAAGTCTCTTCTACCTCCTCCATTCAGAACAGGGATTGACAGCCCTTTAAATTTTGGATCTTCTGAAGATGACAGTAGAGTGAAATTTAATGCTCGCCATAGAAGAATTAGTGACCCTAATATGGGAAGAGTGCAAGGAAGCCCTTGGAAAGCTGTTCCTAACTGGCCTTCTCCGATGGCAAATGGTTTCATTCCTTTCCAACACGGTCCACCTCCTGTTGGATTTCCCCCAGTGATGCAGCAGTTTCCTGCTCCACCAATATATGGTGTTAGATCTTCAATGGAGTTGAATCATCCCTGTGTTCCTTACCATATATCTGATGCTGAGAGGTTCCCTGGCCATGGGCGTCCCATGGGTTGGAGAAATCCAGTGGATGATTCATGCCCTCCTCCATTACATGGTTGGGATGCTAATAGTGCTCCTTTTGGTGAGGAGTCTCACATTTATGGTAGGCCAGATTGGGATCATAGTAGGACCCTTTCGGGGGGTCGAGGTTGGGAGACAGGTGGAGAGATGTGGAAGAGCTCAAAAAGTGATGTTAGCATGGATTTGCCTTCTATCTCTGAGAAGGAGAGTCGATTTACTGGTGTCCCAGTGGATGTAGCTTTGGCTGGCCAAGCAGGTCAACAAGCTCAAGTTGAACAAGTTCAACCTGATATTCCAGCTGAAAGCATTGAAACTAGCAAGTTGAGTGATGCCTTGCATAAGAAAACTCCTGAAAATTCAAAGGTTACCACAGAGAAGGCCCTTGATGTCCCCAAAAAGTCAGAAAAGGATGATTGTAATCTTTGCCGTGTATACCTGTCTAAGCTTGACATTTCTGCAGATCTTACTGACCCTGAGTTGTATAGCAAGTGCACAGGCTTATTGAATGTGGATGAGAAAATAGTTTCAGATTCAGAAGATGCCAAGATTTTGTATGTAGAG GAGGCCTTAGGAGCAAAAGAGCAAGTTCCAACTCCCAACAAAAAGGCATTACTTTTTGCCACCATTAATGACTCTGTTTTCCAG AAAGCCATGACACTGTACAAGAAATGCAGAGAAGAATTTGAGGTCATAAGTGGAGAGAACACCACATTAGCCCAGTTGTGCAATAAGAGTATTATCAAGTTTGATCAGGAGATGCACCTTTCTGAAAATAACAAAGCTGAGCAACTCTCATCTGCTGACAATGAGCCGCAGCCACAGGATGCCTATCCAAATTGTGCCCTGGAAGTTAAGCAGCAAGTCTTTGTACCTAAGTTGGAAGAAGTTTCTCCAGAGGAAGAGGAATATCAGAAGTTGGATGAACCAGCTGTTGCTGATGTCATGGAGAAATCAGACAAGACAATAATGAACGCAAAGATAAAGGAGGAATTGGTGAATGATATGGATTTTCAGGAGCAAGTTCTTGTCAATTCTGTCTCCATTAAAGATGTAGAATCATCTACTTGTCTTGAAGAGGTGGTCATGCCCAGCAATTCAAGGGCCAATGAGTTGGCCAGTAACAGTGAGGTGCAAATACTGCCCGATTCTAAATGTGGTTCCTTGCTTTTAGCTGATGTGTCCTCTAAGGCATGTGAGGTAGCGATACCAGAGTCAATTGAATCTGGATCAGTAAATTTAAGCCGGATACATCATTCTCCTGAAAATACACATTGa
- the LOC113779594 gene encoding zinc finger CCCH domain-containing protein 13 isoform X2, whose amino-acid sequence MPRSSRHKSHKQSKHSSKEAKDYYSDSDEDVKMKDRNSSKEDGGGSVRVSKDSSHSASGEKRKLSSSSLLKEGKDGKDLSGNGNVDVAEEYVSSKRRKDKAEGGSGGAGDRWHGGGGDEKDDGGGIEKEFKGESSKIDLEKGAKFKESKGLGDSKSKSSKRHESGGEKEERNVGLLVEKEESRSSSRSESKRKSDKESGRKEGKDSKEMKDKDRGPDREKKGQESRRDSEMRQADGVLAKKQGSQWEDGSEDRQSKRGRDYTEFAIQDEFRNSESEKDLEKRIRRRRDGSGDGDRSQDARESDERHFSSRGDRAKDGKYKDERYKDGSYGDKNQDDVEKDDRHRDVKYRSDADKDVKYRDDGDRDGRHRDDKFREDGEKDNRRREDKYHEDADRDTRRKDDKYRDDGERDGWRRDDKYREDGERENKRRDDRYREDGDKDSRYHEDGERDDRYKDDKYREDNDRYKVEKRREDYERDSRRKDGKQADDVDKEKRLRDAKYKDERASRDRPGDKSDIKQSRDEIHVADLHSRKSSMRDSSPNYDDRSRFKDDQGRKRSSEKDDQIDVKSRSTKDQRYDGDKRLTSGARVDLTSERGRSASRNADLELTPSRNRHQGSPSSSSHVTREHYRLSKQDESKYREYAYEDRSRHGVTSAREYSSAAGVTDKISASRVSEKVVQKDDSHLVEFSAERRLRTDARTSPRQLIDKSPSSTSVDRRHGSRSDVRRSIDVEESGQRSGGSRDAKDYPGKESRGVRDSAVEMLPGDDLSQVDGDNVSVSSPFARTDDSRVKFNARHRRISDPNMGRVQGSPWKAVPNWPSPMANGFIPFQHGPPPVGFPPVMQQFPAPPIYGVRSSMELNHPCVPYHISDAERFPGHGRPMGWRNPVDDSCPPPLHGWDANSAPFGEESHIYGRPDWDHSRTLSGGRGWETGGEMWKSSKSDVSMDLPSISEKESRFTGVPVDVALAGQAGQQAQVEQVQPDIPAESIETSKLSDALHKKTPENSKVTTEKALDVPKKSEKDDCNLCRVYLSKLDISADLTDPELYSKCTGLLNVDEKIVSDSEDAKILYVEEALGAKEQVPTPNKKALLFATINDSVFQKAMTLYKKCREEFEVISGENTTLAQLCNKSIIKFDQEMHLSENNKAEQLSSADNEPQPQDAYPNCALEVKQQVFVPKLEEVSPEEEEYQKLDEPAVADVMEKSDKTIMNAKIKEELVNDMDFQEQVLVNSVSIKDVESSTCLEEVVMPSNSRANELASNSEVQILPDSKCGSLLLADVSSKACEVAIPESIESGSVNLSRIHHSPENTH is encoded by the exons ATGCCGCGAAGTTCGAGGCACAAATCGCATAAGCAAAGTAAACACAGCTCCAAAGAGGCCAAGGATTATTATTCGGACTCAGACGAGGATGTGAAGATGAAGGATAGGAACAGTAGTAAAGAGGACGGCGGTGGGTCTGTTAGGGTTTCGAAAGATTCGAGCCATTCCGCTTCTGGGGAGAAGCGGAAACTTTCTTCCTCTTCCTTGTTGAAAGAGGGCAAGGATGGAAAAGATCTGAGCGGCAATGGGAATGTGGATGTTGCAGAAGAGTATGTGTCCTCCAAAAGGCGGAAAGACAAGGCCGAGGGCGGAAGTGGTGGTGCTGGAGATAGGTGgcatggaggaggaggagatgaAAAGGATGATGGTGGAGGTATAGAGAAGGAATTTAAAGGagaaagttcaaaaattgatttagaGAAGGGTGCAAAATTCAAGGAGTCTAAGGGGTTAGGGGATTCAAAAAGTAAAAGCAGTAAGAGACATGAGAGTGGTGGTGAAAAGGAGGAGAGAAATGTTGGTTTGCTGGTGGAGAAGGAGGAGAGTAGGAGCAGTAGTAGAAGTGAGTCGAAGAGGAAGTCTGACAAGGAGTCAGGAAGGAAAGAGGGAAAGGATTCAAAGGAAATGAAGGACAAGGATCGGGGGCCTGATAGGGAGAAGAAGGGTCAGGAGAGTAGACGGGATTCTGAGATGCGTCAAGCAGATGGGGTTTTGGCAAAGAAGCAAGGATCACAGTGGGAGGATGGGAGCGAAGATAGACAGAGCAAGAGAGGTAGAGATTATACTG AATTCGCTATACAGGATGAATTTCGAAATTCAGAGTCAGAGAAGGATCTTGAAAAGAGGATTCGGAGGAGAAGAGATGGTTCTGGTGACGGAGATagaagtcaagatgcaagagaaAGTGATGAGAGACATTTTTCCTCTAGGGGTGACCGAGCTAAGGATGGAAAATACAAGGATGAAAGGTACAAGGATGGGAGTTACGGAGATAAGAACCAGGATGATGTGGAGAAAGATGATAGGCACCGAGATGTAAAGTACCGGTCAGATGCTGACAAGGATGTTAAGTATCGGGATGATGGCGACAGAGATGGTAGACATCGGGATGATAAGTTCCGTGAGGATGGTGAGAAAGATAATAGAAGGAGAGAGGATAAGTATCATGAGGATGCTGATAGGGATACTCGACGCAAGGATGACAAGTATCGAGATGATGGTGAAAGAGATGGTTGGCGTAGGGATGATAAGTATCGAGAAGATGGTGAGAGAGAGAATAAACGCAGAGATGACAGGTATCGTGAGGATGGTGACAAGGACAGTAGATATCATGAGGATGGTGAAAGGGATGATAGGTACAAGGATGACAAGTATAGAGAAGATAATGATAGATACAAGGTTGAGAAACGTCGGGAAGATTATGAAAGAGACAGCAGGCGCAAGGATGGAAAGCAAGCAGATGATGTTGATAAGGAGAAGAGACTGAGAGATGCTAAGTACAAGGATGAGCGTGCATCAAGAGACCGCCCAGGGGATAAGTCTGATATTAAGCAATCAAGGGATGAGATTCATGTTGCAGACCTTCATTCAAGGAAATCTAGCATGCGTGATAGTAGTCCTAATTATGATGATCGATCCAGGTTTAAAGACGATCAGGGTAGAAAAAGAAGCTCTGAAAAAGATGATCAGATTGATGTTAAATCACGAAGTACCAAAGATCAACGGTATGATGGTGACAAAAGATTGACAAGTGGTGCCAGGGTAGACTTAACAAGTGAAAGAGGGAGGTCTGCCTCGAGGAATGCTGATCTGGAACTTACTCCAAGCCGCAATAGACATCAAGGTTCCCCTAGTTCAAGTTCTCATGTTACAAGAGAGCATTATAG GCTTTCAAAGCAAGACGAGTCCAAGTATAGGGAGTATGCATATGAAGATAGATCTAGACATGGTGTAACTTCTGCAAGAGAGTATTCCAGTGCTGCTGGAGTAACTGATAAAATCTCAGCATCTCGAGTAAGTGAGAAAGTTGTTCAGAAGGATGACAGCCATTTGGTAGAATTTTCAGCTGAAAGGCGCCTCAGAACAGATGCTCGCACTTCTCCCAGACAATTAATTGACAAGTCCCCTTCATCAACAAGTGTAGACCGCAGACATGGGAGCAGATCTGATGTTAGACGGAGTATTGATGTGGAAGAATCTGGGCAGAGGAGTGGTGGATCCCGGGATGCAAAGGATTATCCTGGAAAGGAGAGCAGGGGAGTTCGTGATTCAGCTGTGGAGATGCTTCCAGGAGATGACCTTTCCCAAGTTGATGGAGACAATGTGTCTGTTTCTTCACCTTTTGCTAGAACTG ATGACAGTAGAGTGAAATTTAATGCTCGCCATAGAAGAATTAGTGACCCTAATATGGGAAGAGTGCAAGGAAGCCCTTGGAAAGCTGTTCCTAACTGGCCTTCTCCGATGGCAAATGGTTTCATTCCTTTCCAACACGGTCCACCTCCTGTTGGATTTCCCCCAGTGATGCAGCAGTTTCCTGCTCCACCAATATATGGTGTTAGATCTTCAATGGAGTTGAATCATCCCTGTGTTCCTTACCATATATCTGATGCTGAGAGGTTCCCTGGCCATGGGCGTCCCATGGGTTGGAGAAATCCAGTGGATGATTCATGCCCTCCTCCATTACATGGTTGGGATGCTAATAGTGCTCCTTTTGGTGAGGAGTCTCACATTTATGGTAGGCCAGATTGGGATCATAGTAGGACCCTTTCGGGGGGTCGAGGTTGGGAGACAGGTGGAGAGATGTGGAAGAGCTCAAAAAGTGATGTTAGCATGGATTTGCCTTCTATCTCTGAGAAGGAGAGTCGATTTACTGGTGTCCCAGTGGATGTAGCTTTGGCTGGCCAAGCAGGTCAACAAGCTCAAGTTGAACAAGTTCAACCTGATATTCCAGCTGAAAGCATTGAAACTAGCAAGTTGAGTGATGCCTTGCATAAGAAAACTCCTGAAAATTCAAAGGTTACCACAGAGAAGGCCCTTGATGTCCCCAAAAAGTCAGAAAAGGATGATTGTAATCTTTGCCGTGTATACCTGTCTAAGCTTGACATTTCTGCAGATCTTACTGACCCTGAGTTGTATAGCAAGTGCACAGGCTTATTGAATGTGGATGAGAAAATAGTTTCAGATTCAGAAGATGCCAAGATTTTGTATGTAGAG GAGGCCTTAGGAGCAAAAGAGCAAGTTCCAACTCCCAACAAAAAGGCATTACTTTTTGCCACCATTAATGACTCTGTTTTCCAG AAAGCCATGACACTGTACAAGAAATGCAGAGAAGAATTTGAGGTCATAAGTGGAGAGAACACCACATTAGCCCAGTTGTGCAATAAGAGTATTATCAAGTTTGATCAGGAGATGCACCTTTCTGAAAATAACAAAGCTGAGCAACTCTCATCTGCTGACAATGAGCCGCAGCCACAGGATGCCTATCCAAATTGTGCCCTGGAAGTTAAGCAGCAAGTCTTTGTACCTAAGTTGGAAGAAGTTTCTCCAGAGGAAGAGGAATATCAGAAGTTGGATGAACCAGCTGTTGCTGATGTCATGGAGAAATCAGACAAGACAATAATGAACGCAAAGATAAAGGAGGAATTGGTGAATGATATGGATTTTCAGGAGCAAGTTCTTGTCAATTCTGTCTCCATTAAAGATGTAGAATCATCTACTTGTCTTGAAGAGGTGGTCATGCCCAGCAATTCAAGGGCCAATGAGTTGGCCAGTAACAGTGAGGTGCAAATACTGCCCGATTCTAAATGTGGTTCCTTGCTTTTAGCTGATGTGTCCTCTAAGGCATGTGAGGTAGCGATACCAGAGTCAATTGAATCTGGATCAGTAAATTTAAGCCGGATACATCATTCTCCTGAAAATACACATTGa